One Oreochromis niloticus isolate F11D_XX linkage group LG16, O_niloticus_UMD_NMBU, whole genome shotgun sequence genomic window carries:
- the rnaseh2b gene encoding ribonuclease H2 subunit B isoform X1, producing the protein MATKKKRTSNVDNDSWVVIAPDSAIDTHKHDGDPVFVRLRNPSTDAASLYMLGCGDVMLYEVKAFEDDFHSWFVGQAVQRDGRLIFVTPLDPLFLILPYLIKSGKEGKFQRVDQVVKDEEFPACSRLLSCARTLASLHHIAEEKEAGSQMYHRYSQEKTMNWLKKKVERMVIALKKRNISVGEGVKSSTYVRVKSETENQEEDFLRYSHGLISEYISEDLSKALLTLLGLPELTSPKETEPPSKKRKLSDKPVEAGEDYTKFNSADFARKPPKKMTAAQKSLAKVDKTGMKPMSSFFSPKVKAEKK; encoded by the exons ATGGCTACTAAAAAGAAGCGAACGTCAAACGTAGATAATGACAGCTGGGTTGTCATCGCTCCAG ACTCTGCTATCGACACACACAAGCACGACGGTGATCCAGTTTTTGTGAGACTAAGGAATCCATCAACAG ATGCAGCATCTCTGTACATGTTGGGTTGTGGGGATGTGATGCTGTATGAGGTCAAAGCATTTGAGGATGATTTCCACTCTTGGTTTGTTGGCCAGGCTGTGCAGAGAG atGGGAGACTGATCTTTGTAACACCTTTGGATCCTCTCTTTCTTATTTTGCCATATTTGATCAAATCTGGCAAAGAG GGAAAGTTCCAGCGTGTGGATCAAGTTGTTAAAGATGAGGAATTCCcagcttgctcgaggctgcttAGCTGCGCTCGTACCCTGGCCTCCTTGCACCACATCGCTGAGGAAAAAG AGGCGGGAAGCCAGATGTATCATCGATACAGTCAAGAGAAAACCATGAACTGGTTAAAGAAAAAG gTGGAGAGGATGGTTATTGccctaaagaaaagaaatatctCTGTGGGAGAAGGAGTGAAATCCTCAACATATGTCAGAGTAAAgtcagagacagaaaaccaagaGG AGGACTTCCTACGGTATTCCCACGGCCTGATATCAGAGTATATCAGTGAAGACCTGAGCAAAGCCCTCCTCACACTCTTGGG GTTACCAGAGCTCACAAGCCCAAAGGAGACCGAGCCTCCTTCTAAG AAGCGGAAACTTTCAGACAAGCCGGTGGAGGCTGGAGAAGACTACACCAAATTCAACAGTGCAGACTTTGCGCGCAAA CCGCCCAAGAAGATGACGGCAGCTCAGAAAAGTCTAGCTAAGGTGGACAAGACAGGCATGAAGCCAATGTCGTCCTTTTTCAGCCCCAAGGTCAAAGCAGAAAAGAAATga
- the rnaseh2b gene encoding ribonuclease H2 subunit B isoform X3, with the protein MATKKKRTSNVDNDSWVVIAPDSAIDTHKHDGDPVFVRLRNPSTDAASLYMLGCGDVMLYEVKAFEDDFHSWFVGQAVQRDGRLIFVTPLDPLFLILPYLIKSGKEGKFQRVDQVVKDEEFPACSRLLSCARTLASLHHIAEEKEAGSQMYHRYSQEKTMNWLKKKVERMVIALKKRNISVGEGVKSSTYVRVKSETENQEEDFLRYSHGLISEYISEDLSKALLTLLGLPELTSPKETEPPSKPPKKMTAAQKSLAKVDKTGMKPMSSFFSPKVKAEKK; encoded by the exons ATGGCTACTAAAAAGAAGCGAACGTCAAACGTAGATAATGACAGCTGGGTTGTCATCGCTCCAG ACTCTGCTATCGACACACACAAGCACGACGGTGATCCAGTTTTTGTGAGACTAAGGAATCCATCAACAG ATGCAGCATCTCTGTACATGTTGGGTTGTGGGGATGTGATGCTGTATGAGGTCAAAGCATTTGAGGATGATTTCCACTCTTGGTTTGTTGGCCAGGCTGTGCAGAGAG atGGGAGACTGATCTTTGTAACACCTTTGGATCCTCTCTTTCTTATTTTGCCATATTTGATCAAATCTGGCAAAGAG GGAAAGTTCCAGCGTGTGGATCAAGTTGTTAAAGATGAGGAATTCCcagcttgctcgaggctgcttAGCTGCGCTCGTACCCTGGCCTCCTTGCACCACATCGCTGAGGAAAAAG AGGCGGGAAGCCAGATGTATCATCGATACAGTCAAGAGAAAACCATGAACTGGTTAAAGAAAAAG gTGGAGAGGATGGTTATTGccctaaagaaaagaaatatctCTGTGGGAGAAGGAGTGAAATCCTCAACATATGTCAGAGTAAAgtcagagacagaaaaccaagaGG AGGACTTCCTACGGTATTCCCACGGCCTGATATCAGAGTATATCAGTGAAGACCTGAGCAAAGCCCTCCTCACACTCTTGGG GTTACCAGAGCTCACAAGCCCAAAGGAGACCGAGCCTCCTTCTAAG CCGCCCAAGAAGATGACGGCAGCTCAGAAAAGTCTAGCTAAGGTGGACAAGACAGGCATGAAGCCAATGTCGTCCTTTTTCAGCCCCAAGGTCAAAGCAGAAAAGAAATga
- the rnaseh2b gene encoding ribonuclease H2 subunit B isoform X2 has translation MFEFLFQCFCRCVALANLCCFCPDEPKADAASLYMLGCGDVMLYEVKAFEDDFHSWFVGQAVQRDGRLIFVTPLDPLFLILPYLIKSGKEGKFQRVDQVVKDEEFPACSRLLSCARTLASLHHIAEEKEAGSQMYHRYSQEKTMNWLKKKVERMVIALKKRNISVGEGVKSSTYVRVKSETENQEEDFLRYSHGLISEYISEDLSKALLTLLGLPELTSPKETEPPSKKRKLSDKPVEAGEDYTKFNSADFARKPPKKMTAAQKSLAKVDKTGMKPMSSFFSPKVKAEKK, from the exons atgtttGAATTTTTGTTTCAGTGCTTCTGCAGGTGTGTTGCACTTGCTAATTTGTGTTGCTTTTGTCCAGATGAACCCAAAGCAG ATGCAGCATCTCTGTACATGTTGGGTTGTGGGGATGTGATGCTGTATGAGGTCAAAGCATTTGAGGATGATTTCCACTCTTGGTTTGTTGGCCAGGCTGTGCAGAGAG atGGGAGACTGATCTTTGTAACACCTTTGGATCCTCTCTTTCTTATTTTGCCATATTTGATCAAATCTGGCAAAGAG GGAAAGTTCCAGCGTGTGGATCAAGTTGTTAAAGATGAGGAATTCCcagcttgctcgaggctgcttAGCTGCGCTCGTACCCTGGCCTCCTTGCACCACATCGCTGAGGAAAAAG AGGCGGGAAGCCAGATGTATCATCGATACAGTCAAGAGAAAACCATGAACTGGTTAAAGAAAAAG gTGGAGAGGATGGTTATTGccctaaagaaaagaaatatctCTGTGGGAGAAGGAGTGAAATCCTCAACATATGTCAGAGTAAAgtcagagacagaaaaccaagaGG AGGACTTCCTACGGTATTCCCACGGCCTGATATCAGAGTATATCAGTGAAGACCTGAGCAAAGCCCTCCTCACACTCTTGGG GTTACCAGAGCTCACAAGCCCAAAGGAGACCGAGCCTCCTTCTAAG AAGCGGAAACTTTCAGACAAGCCGGTGGAGGCTGGAGAAGACTACACCAAATTCAACAGTGCAGACTTTGCGCGCAAA CCGCCCAAGAAGATGACGGCAGCTCAGAAAAGTCTAGCTAAGGTGGACAAGACAGGCATGAAGCCAATGTCGTCCTTTTTCAGCCCCAAGGTCAAAGCAGAAAAGAAATga
- the c9h13orf42 gene encoding uncharacterized protein C13orf42, which yields MFRKINNVFRPNHHGQRGRDGGGGSGCGVEQDYHNACTVRLVRSTSMLVVGEKTQTAAGSTLKRSKSTVSIESTLYYYQRQEDRIWLYSQNQNCLEYLEALVALRRQYMKSVSDLKGTDAKATVSSKKKPAPSPPKKEEPISRAKPSAPPVPTEDDTLQFFDAVIASCDSEPLRKPYKDDGHADVDFIVASSSAEHDLHSNWVLRVPRVADASDQRAVPDCANERIPTKKKQSGSTSSRLRLQRNPIHLPKVVESAFQTLRFKPKLKKQ from the exons ATGTTCAGGAAGATCAATAATGTGTTCCGTCCCAACCATCATGGACAGAGAGGAcgggatggtggtggtggtagtgggtGTGGGGTTGAGCAGGACTACCACAACGCTTGCACTGTCAGGCTGGTGCGCAGCACCTCCATGCTCGTTGTAGGGGAGAAAACTCAGACGGCTGCGGGCTCGACTTTAAAACGGAGCAAGAGCACAGTAAGCATCGAGTCGACCTTGTACTATTATCAGAGACAAGAGGACAGGATATGGCTGTACTCACAGAATCAGAACTGCCTCGAATACCTGGAAGCGCTTGTGGCTCTGAGGAGGCAGTACATGAAGAGTGTGAGTGACTTGAAGGGTACAGACGCAAAGGCCACAGTTTCTTCCAAGAAGAAGCCTGCGCCCTCGCCGCCTAAAAAGGAGGAACCG ATATCAAGAGCCAAACCCTCAGCACCCCCAGTTCCCACTGAGGACGACACTTTGCAGTTCTTTGATGCGGTCATCGCCAGCTGTGACAGCGAACCTCTGCGCAAGCCGTACAAGGATGACGGGCACGCAGACGTGGATTTTATTG TGGCCTCCAGCTCGGCCGAACATGACCTCCACTCTAACTGGGTCTTGCGAGTTCCTCGAGTCGCAGATGCTTCAGACCAGAGAGCGGTTCCTGACTGTGCCAACGAAAGGATCCCCacgaagaagaaacagagcggGTCCACGAGCAGCAGGCTGCGACTTCAGAGAAACCCGATCCACCTGCCCAAAGTGGTGGAGAGCGCATTCCAGACACTGCGCTTCAAGCCCAAATTAAAGAAGCAGTGA
- the LOC100708008 gene encoding uncharacterized protein CXorf21 — protein MLCEGRLLIMTYCEFEDLDSLPSKPAFQNAYGSQKTAAALIPGSTRHAPLVHHNSPEQMATDNRRASAELYISPLQSLDLQRAHLGRQISREIEIPAQAHSGGDTPFLVPSFCQSICKNYSDLHIAGDQVLPLSANNCELRVCADVPDVGPFIQSCDVPPAVEDSLQGHEARDGRLFPLRGGSNRWRLGSGRDRSFFLQGHEGPFSNSLLNHYLEQKLLDLYQQYMMENMAREGAPGSDSDTSAICPLLGSELVLTSLDQITLQLSREGNMEAGLAKDMVLSCFLRVAGDMQSSEISTPFLQISNEASREQLTESNE, from the coding sequence ATGCTTTGTGAAGGCAGATTGTTGATCATGACCTACTGTGAATTCGAAGATCTGGATTCCCTTCCTTCTAAGCCAGCTTTCCAGAATGCTTATGGGTCACAGAAAACAGCTGCTGCCCTCATACCAGGTTCCACCAGACATGCTCCCCTTGTTCACCACAATTCCCCGGAGCAGATGGCTACAGACAACCGAAGGGCTTCAGCTGAGTTGTACATTTCTCCTTTGCAGTCCTTAGATCTCCAGAGAGCTCATCTAGGCAGGCAGATCTCTCGAGAGATAGAGATCCCAGCCCAAGCTCACTCAGGTGGCGATACCCCTTTCTTGGTTCCCTCCTTCTGTCAGAGCATTTGCAAAAACTACAGTGACCTTCATATTGCAGGTGACCAGGTGCTACCTCTCTCAGCTAATAACTGCGAGCTGAGGGTTTGTGCCGATGTCCCGGATGTCGGTCCCTTTATCCAGTCTTGTGATGTGCCCCCAGCTGTGGAAGATTCCCTCCAAGGACACGAAGCTCGGGATGGGAGGCTGTTTCCACTGAGGGGAGGTTCGAATCGGTGGAGACTGGGGAGCGGCCGTGATCGGAGCTTTTTCCTCCAGGGGCATGAAGGTCCGTTTTCCAACTCCCTTCTGAATCACTACTTGGAGCAAAAGCTCCTGGATCTGTATCAGCAATACATGATGGAGAATATGGCAAGAGAAGGAGCCCCTGGTTCAGACTCTGACACAAGTGCCATTTGCCCTTTGCTGGGCTCAGAGCTGGTCCTCACCAGCCTGGACCAAATCACTTTGCAGCTCAGCCGGGAGGGCAACATGGAGGCCGGCTTGGCCAAGGACATGGTCCTGAGCTGCTTCCTGCGAGTCGCTGGTGATATGCAGTCAAGTGAGATCAGCACTCCCTTTCTGCAGATTTCTAATGAGGCGTCCAGGGAGCAACTCACAGAGAGTAATGAGTGA